The Crateriforma spongiae sequence CAGGCGGTGGAGATTCCATTGCCCGATATGGAAACCAAGAAAACAGAATCTTGAAACCCGATCGCATCGCGATATCGCCCAGTGGGAAACGGCGATGCGATCATCGATCACGGAGTGTTACGAAATGAGTCGAAACGGTTTAGTCGTTGGCCTGCTGGTCATCTCTTCGTGGGGCACGCATAACGCGATGTCCCAGACACCGGTGAAATTGCAATCGGATCGAGTGATCGCGATGTACTTCCACCGCACCCAACGTTGTCCGACTTGCAAAATGATGGGCGGTTATTCGGAACAAGCGGTTACCAAAGGTTTCGCCAAGCAGATGGCGGATGGAACGGTGGAGTTTCGGATGATTGACTATGAAAAGAAGGAAAACGCTGGACTTGCCCAAGCGTACAACGTCAAGGGACCGGCGTTGATCGTGGCACAGATCAGGTCGGACAAGGTCAGGCAATACAAAGACTTGAACAAGATCTGGAGTCTTGTGCGCGTCAAAAACAAGTTCACAGCGTACGTTCAATCCAATGTCAAAGACTACATGGATTGACCAAGATGATTGTCTTTCTGACCTACACCGTTGCCGCGTTGTATTTGGGGTTTCTGACCTCGATCAGTCCCTGTCCGCTGGCAACGAACATCGCAGCGATTTCTTATATCGGAAGCAAGGTTGATGATTCACGCCACGTGATTCATGCCGGCTTGTTGTACACACTTGGGCGGTGCCTGTTGTACATCGTTTTGGCCGGTGTGTTGGCGCTGGGCAGCCTTTCGATGCCAACGGTTTCCTTATGGTTGCAGAAGTACATGCATTTTGCGTTGGGACCCGTGTTCCTTGTTTTAGGCATGTTGCTTTCCGGTGTCGTGGTCGTCTCATTCGGAGGCGGCATGATGAGCGACAAACTGCAAAAGCGAGTGGATGCCATGGGGATCTGGGCGGCTTTTCCGCTCGGGATTTTGTTCGCGATTTCCTTTTGCCCAACGTCCGCCGCTTGGTTTTTTGGGTTGTTAGCACTGACGTTCGGTGCGGATTCTGGAGCGATATCCAGTGTCACGTCGAACGTGGGAATTGAGTTGCCTCAGGAAAGCTTGCCGGGTGGTGCATTGCTCTTGCCACTGGTTTATGGAATCGGAACCGCGTTTCCCGTTCTGGTGTTGGCCTTTTTGTTGGCGTTCAGTGCGAAGACGGTCGGAAAGACGTTTCAAGTGCTGACGCAGATGGAATGGTGGGCCCGTAAGGGCACCGGATGGCTGTTCATTTTGCTGGGCGTCTATTTTTCGCTCGCATACGTCTTTGAGGTTTCAACTGTCTCGGTTTAAGGATCATCATCATGTCCAATGTATCGCGACGCACCGTATTGTCGTCGTTGGGATTGTTAACAGGAACCGCCATGGGTGTGGCTGGGGACCCGATGCAATTGGAATCGTTGCCCGCTGCCATCGCGTCGACTTCGGGGTGGGCGTATTCGCCGTTGGACGCTCGGGAGGTCGGCGACCGAGCCTATCGAATCTATCCGGAGGGCGGTTGCATGTATGCGGTGGTTGGCAGCGTGGTCGGCACGTTGGCTGATCGATTTGGATCCCCGTATGACGGTTTTCCAATTGCAATGATGCGGTTTGGCGAAGGCGGTGTTGGCGGGTACGGATCACTCTGTGGCGTCGTCAACGGCGCGTGTGCGTTGATCGGCCTTTTCCATAGCGAAAGACCAAAGGAGGAACGTGCCGCAATGATTTCCGATCTGGCGGGTTGGTATGAATCCAGCGTTTTGCCGATGTTCGAGCCCAACGAACCGCAATGGGCGGACCAGGCGGTGGCTTGTGTTTCCGGATCCGTGCTGTGCCACATTTCGACGTCTCGTTGGTGTCGTGAAAGTGGCTGTCCGATCGACAGTCTGGACCGAAAGGAACGATGTCGACGATTGGCGGCGGATGGTGCCATGAGGGTGGCCCAAATGTTGAACCATGAATCTCAGCGATCGGAGATTCTGGCCGTGCGTCAGACCAATGGATCCTCCTGTATGGAATGTCATGGGCCGGATGACATGAGCAACGCACGAGTGAAAATGGACTGTGCCGCGTGCCACGATCTGAGCGACGGTCATCCGTAAGGCTTCACCGCCACCCGCGGTCGCCACGTGTTGTGCGCAGCGTCCATCGTGGAAGGATTGAATCGCCGCTTGATAAGCCTCAATGGTTGGACCAGCGCGTCGCATGCCGATGACCACACCGACGATTGGTCGTCGGCCGATAATCATTTCGACGCCAATGTGTAGCGACAACGTCTTCGCTGGAAGCGAACGTCAAGAAACAGCGGCGGATCGTGAGGGGCCGATGCCTTGTGGTTTGGACGCCGGTCAAACAATTGGTCAAGCGTCAAAAGACGGATGCTATAAGATCCGTGGCATCCAAGGATCTTCGATCCGCTGGGTCACGACGGTGTTGCCGGAATCATTCGCCTTCTTCTTGCTGGGCACGTAGCGGTCGGCACGATACGCCAAATATCCGCCCAGTCCGAATGCGATCAACGCCAGGAAGAAGCGTTTCAGATTCTCGCCTCGGGTCTGGATGGCGAATACGAACATGTACAAGACGGGAATGAACAGGGTTAGCAGCCCATCCTTGGCGGATTTCTTGAATGCGTTGATGACAATCGACAAATACGCCATTCCGCCTAGGATGAAAAACAGTGCGGCGACCAGTGCCAAGAACGTCTTCATCGGACTGAAGTTCAGCGAATCGTCTTCGCGGTTGGCAGCGTTGACGGTCAGCACGGCCAGCGTCGCACCACTGCCGACGACAAACAGCACGACCAATAGCATCCACCAGGGCATCCCCGATCGCTTCAGCATTTCGTCCTGCGTCTGCCTGTCGCGGCCCATCGATTCTTCGGCCATCTGCAGCTGCAGCGTTCCCAGGTCGACGTCGACACCGGCAACCTTGTGTCCTTCGATGTACTCGCCGGTCTGTTTGTTAAAACCACACTTGGTGCAAAGCACCGCACCGGCCTTCATCTCCACGCCGCAGGCGGGACATGCGGCTGCGACCACACGATCGAAGCCTTCTTCGCTGAACAGATCGTCCAACTCCGATTGTGCCTCGGGTGCCGCCGGCGCCGCGGCCGCTTTCGGCTTGGGGACGCGAATCGGCTTGCTACATGCCGGGCATTTGACCGCTTTGCCCGCCATTTCGTCTTTCACCGACAGCACCTTGCCGCACGAACATTTCAAGCGAATGGGCATTTCAGCGAATCAATCCAGATCAGTGGCAGAATCATCATCCGCGACGAGGCGGAAAAGAACGAACGCCACGTGGGCGCCGTCGACCAACCAAGATGATAGTCGAGTCGGCCGGTGGGGGAACGCCCGGTTGATAGCCGAAATGAAGGGGGACGCCGCCGGCACGGCTGTGCATGCCGCAGAACGGGATTGAAGGGATCACGCCGGCTGGTTCCGATTTACAGCGGGTTCTTTAACTGCACGTCCAGCAGCCGGAACAAACCACAAGGAACCTTCACGGACAACGTGGGATCATCCGTCCCGTCGATCACTTGCCCGGTCAGCAAATCGGTGACACGCACCGGATCGGCGCGATGGAAACGGACCGTAGCGACTTGGTCATCGGGGTTCAAGTAACCGCCATCGACGATGGTCAACCGTAGATGAGTGGGCGACGATTCGGCCGCGACCCAAGCGACCGGCCCGTCGACCGTCAACGGAAGCTGATCGGCTGCGGTTCGAATCTTGTCCGCGACGACATCGGCGTGTTGATCCGCCGCCAATGTCGGCCGACCATTGCGATCAAGATACGATTTACCATTGGTCCGGATTTCTTGCATGGCATCACGATAAATTGGATGCAGGTGTTCGATCAGCTTTCCGCGCGGTAGCGGTGCGTCTGACGCATCTTGCGGCGGTGTGATCAATACCAGGCCGTTGGGATAAGGCGGCAAAAAGTTCAACCGGCGGTCTTTAACACCGGCGGCATAGGTTGAAAAATCCCATGGCGTATTGGGGGCGCCGGGCCAAGTGCCGTTCAGTCGACTGAAGACCATCTTGCGGGTGGCTTCGATGTCGGCGTCATAAAATGTGCACCACTTGACGTTGTTGCCTTCGTTTAAAAATTCGTGGTCGGGCGACACCATGCTCAGGTGCACCG is a genomic window containing:
- a CDS encoding aromatic aminobenezylarsenical efflux permease ArsG family transporter — encoded protein: MIVFLTYTVAALYLGFLTSISPCPLATNIAAISYIGSKVDDSRHVIHAGLLYTLGRCLLYIVLAGVLALGSLSMPTVSLWLQKYMHFALGPVFLVLGMLLSGVVVVSFGGGMMSDKLQKRVDAMGIWAAFPLGILFAISFCPTSAAWFFGLLALTFGADSGAISSVTSNVGIELPQESLPGGALLLPLVYGIGTAFPVLVLAFLLAFSAKTVGKTFQVLTQMEWWARKGTGWLFILLGVYFSLAYVFEVSTVSV
- a CDS encoding C-GCAxxG-C-C family protein; the encoded protein is MSNVSRRTVLSSLGLLTGTAMGVAGDPMQLESLPAAIASTSGWAYSPLDAREVGDRAYRIYPEGGCMYAVVGSVVGTLADRFGSPYDGFPIAMMRFGEGGVGGYGSLCGVVNGACALIGLFHSERPKEERAAMISDLAGWYESSVLPMFEPNEPQWADQAVACVSGSVLCHISTSRWCRESGCPIDSLDRKERCRRLAADGAMRVAQMLNHESQRSEILAVRQTNGSSCMECHGPDDMSNARVKMDCAACHDLSDGHP
- a CDS encoding nitrophenyl compound nitroreductase subunit ArsF family protein, which encodes MSRNGLVVGLLVISSWGTHNAMSQTPVKLQSDRVIAMYFHRTQRCPTCKMMGGYSEQAVTKGFAKQMADGTVEFRMIDYEKKENAGLAQAYNVKGPALIVAQIRSDKVRQYKDLNKIWSLVRVKNKFTAYVQSNVKDYMD